Part of the Acidobacteriota bacterium genome, CTCCTCATCTGCAATCTGCAATGGGTACTGCTGCTGTGGTGGCTGCTGCAACCCGCCGCCTACCCCTGGTACGCCTTGCCCTTGCTGGCCCTGCTGCCCCTGGCGCCCCACGCCGGCGCCGCCCGAGCCGCCCTGCTGCTCTCCTCGGCGGCATCCGTCTACTACCTTCACTTCCTCCCCGAATACAACAACCTGGAGCCGCTGGGGATAACCATGATCACGCTGGCCGAGCACGGAGTTCTCTGGGCCGCCCTGCTGCTCCCGGGTCGACGACGCGTCTAGCCCAACCGCACGATCCAGGTCAATTTTTTCCAATACAGCGCCGGGGGTCCGCTGCCATGCTTTGAGCCGTTGTTGAGAATAGAGGTACGGCCGAAGGCCGTCTGATGAAAGGATTTCGCATGGCTATCAACTATTGGGCGGTTCTGGTCGCCGCCCTTTCCATGTTTCTGCTGGGAGGGCTGTGGTATTCGCCGGTCCTCTTCGGAGGCGTGTGGATGCGCGCCAACCAGCTCACCGAGAAAGATCTTGAAGACGGCAATCCAGCCAAGATCTACGGCGTGTCTTTCCTCTTTTCGCTGATCATGTCGGCCAATCTGGCGGCTTTTTTAAGCGGACCTGAAACCGATATGGCCTGGGGCGCCACGGCGGGCTTCCTGGCCGGATTCGGCTGGGTGGCCCTGGGAATCGGCATGGTCAGCCTCTTCGAAAGGCGTCCCTTCAGCTATATGCTGGTCAATGGAGCCTACATGACCGTAGCCTTCACCCTCATGGGCCTCATCCTGGGCGCCTGGCG contains:
- a CDS encoding DUF1761 domain-containing protein, which gives rise to MAINYWAVLVAALSMFLLGGLWYSPVLFGGVWMRANQLTEKDLEDGNPAKIYGVSFLFSLIMSANLAAFLSGPETDMAWGATAGFLAGFGWVALGIGMVSLFERRPFSYMLVNGAYMTVAFTLMGLILGAWR